A single window of Dermacentor albipictus isolate Rhodes 1998 colony chromosome 1, USDA_Dalb.pri_finalv2, whole genome shotgun sequence DNA harbors:
- the LOC139054263 gene encoding protein naked cuticle homolog 2-like isoform X4 → MNAPAVASCEVRGRKQRRQLGSPCVSFVPIGARTTAVSKELSLSLCDDESCKPNDQFEEEKCLHHDGSTGSTEKVTTASLTEDDERPEKAEEERSEKEERGESLNATDVSCNKSHHGEEKQEFSFTLYDFNGHGKVTKDDIASLVRSIYDALGKKSLPKSGSRTIKVRLAIGPDEDSCPVQTRPLSESSARSSAPTACTLLTDEPPPSRRAPESLSVPVHRKFPPQAENVPSAGNRCKHPSGGVPPSPLGSRSRRVKPRVHQRHELLQWLKESTEKACHQSSAAEDNRRSQQAAARRAEATSRPEAAPCPYQLLDRGHECGGASASPQCERRQHRRSKSHEEEPPCRGWHHHYRHRERDLERQRAMRQVASWIEREQLTGPPPPPAQRHEHHHLHEHVHHHYHHYVD, encoded by the exons GAGCTGTCCCTGTCACTTTGTGATGATGAAAGCTGCAAACCAAATGACCAATTTGAGGAAGAGAAATGTCTGCATCATG ACGGCAGCACAGGCAGCACAGAAAAGGTGACTACAGCATCATTGACTGAGGATGACGAGCGACCAGAGAAAGCTGAGGAAGAGAGGAGTGAGAAGGAGGAACGAGGAGAAAGTCTTAACGCGACG GATGTTTCTTGCAATAAATCCCACCATGGTGAAGAGAAACAGGAGTTTTCCTTTACACTCTACGATTTCAATGGTCATGGCAAGGTAACAAAAGAT GACATTGCAAGCCTTGTCCGCTCAATTTATGATGCACTGGGAAAGAAGAGCCTGCCAAAGTCGGGTAGTCGAACCATCAAGGTGCGACTTGCCATTGGGCCAGATGAGGACAGCTGCCCAGTGCAAACTCGACCACTTTCAGAGTCTTCAGCACGCAGCAGTGCTCCAACAGCTTGCACATTGCTCACAGATGAACCACCTCCTAGTCGCAGAGCACCAGAGAGCCTTTCAGTTCCTGTGCACAGAAAGTTTCCACCTCAG GCAGAAAATGTTCCCTCGGCAGGAAACAGGTGCAAACACCCATCTGGTGGAGTGCCACCATCACCATTGGGAAGTCGCTCACGGAGGGTTAAGCCTCGTGTTCATCAGCGACATGAGCTGCTACAATGGCTGAAAGAGAGCACAGAGAAGGCTTGCCATCAGTCATCTGCTGCAGAAGACAACAG GCGATCGCAGCAGGCAGCAGCCCGCAGAGCTGAGGCCACCTCTCGGCCAGAAGCAGCACCATGCCCTTATCAGTTACTAGACCGAGGCCACGAGTGTGGAGGTGCATCTGCAAGCCCTCAGTGTGAGCGGCGTCAACACAGGCGCTCAAAGTCGCATGAAGAAGAGCCACCCTGCCGCGGCTGGCACCACCACTACCGGCACCGAGAGCGAGACTTGGAGCGCCAGCGTGCCATGCGCCAGGTGGCCAGCTGGATTGAACGCGAGCAACTCACCGGCCCACCACCCCCTCCTGCTCAGCGTCATGAGCACCACCATCTGCACGAGCATGTGCATCATCACTACCATCACTACGTTGACTGA
- the LOC139054263 gene encoding protein naked cuticle homolog 2-like isoform X5: protein MTFFDMATILRKMPRFTVKFCSAFSKAERSLSECPLELSLSLCDDESCKPNDQFEEEKCLHHDGSTGSTEKVTTASLTEDDERPEKAEEERSEKEERGESLNATDVSCNKSHHGEEKQEFSFTLYDFNGHGKVTKDDIASLVRSIYDALGKKSLPKSGSRTIKVRLAIGPDEDSCPVQTRPLSESSARSSAPTACTLLTDEPPPSRRAPESLSVPVHRKFPPQAENVPSAGNRCKHPSGGVPPSPLGSRSRRVKPRVHQRHELLQWLKESTEKACHQSSAAEDNRRSQQAAARRAEATSRPEAAPCPYQLLDRGHECGGASASPQCERRQHRRSKSHEEEPPCRGWHHHYRHRERDLERQRAMRQVASWIEREQLTGPPPPPAQRHEHHHLHEHVHHHYHHYVD from the exons GAGCTGTCCCTGTCACTTTGTGATGATGAAAGCTGCAAACCAAATGACCAATTTGAGGAAGAGAAATGTCTGCATCATG ACGGCAGCACAGGCAGCACAGAAAAGGTGACTACAGCATCATTGACTGAGGATGACGAGCGACCAGAGAAAGCTGAGGAAGAGAGGAGTGAGAAGGAGGAACGAGGAGAAAGTCTTAACGCGACG GATGTTTCTTGCAATAAATCCCACCATGGTGAAGAGAAACAGGAGTTTTCCTTTACACTCTACGATTTCAATGGTCATGGCAAGGTAACAAAAGAT GACATTGCAAGCCTTGTCCGCTCAATTTATGATGCACTGGGAAAGAAGAGCCTGCCAAAGTCGGGTAGTCGAACCATCAAGGTGCGACTTGCCATTGGGCCAGATGAGGACAGCTGCCCAGTGCAAACTCGACCACTTTCAGAGTCTTCAGCACGCAGCAGTGCTCCAACAGCTTGCACATTGCTCACAGATGAACCACCTCCTAGTCGCAGAGCACCAGAGAGCCTTTCAGTTCCTGTGCACAGAAAGTTTCCACCTCAG GCAGAAAATGTTCCCTCGGCAGGAAACAGGTGCAAACACCCATCTGGTGGAGTGCCACCATCACCATTGGGAAGTCGCTCACGGAGGGTTAAGCCTCGTGTTCATCAGCGACATGAGCTGCTACAATGGCTGAAAGAGAGCACAGAGAAGGCTTGCCATCAGTCATCTGCTGCAGAAGACAACAG GCGATCGCAGCAGGCAGCAGCCCGCAGAGCTGAGGCCACCTCTCGGCCAGAAGCAGCACCATGCCCTTATCAGTTACTAGACCGAGGCCACGAGTGTGGAGGTGCATCTGCAAGCCCTCAGTGTGAGCGGCGTCAACACAGGCGCTCAAAGTCGCATGAAGAAGAGCCACCCTGCCGCGGCTGGCACCACCACTACCGGCACCGAGAGCGAGACTTGGAGCGCCAGCGTGCCATGCGCCAGGTGGCCAGCTGGATTGAACGCGAGCAACTCACCGGCCCACCACCCCCTCCTGCTCAGCGTCATGAGCACCACCATCTGCACGAGCATGTGCATCATCACTACCATCACTACGTTGACTGA
- the LOC139054263 gene encoding protein naked cuticle homolog 2-like isoform X3: MGKMQSKHGDCIVVNAHFNPVCQLDDDLPRQKPQSQTFACSELSLSLCDDESCKPNDQFEEEKCLHHDGSTGSTEKVTTASLTEDDERPEKAEEERSEKEERGESLNATDVSCNKSHHGEEKQEFSFTLYDFNGHGKVTKDDIASLVRSIYDALGKKSLPKSGSRTIKVRLAIGPDEDSCPVQTRPLSESSARSSAPTACTLLTDEPPPSRRAPESLSVPVHRKFPPQAENVPSAGNRCKHPSGGVPPSPLGSRSRRVKPRVHQRHELLQWLKESTEKACHQSSAAEDNRRSQQAAARRAEATSRPEAAPCPYQLLDRGHECGGASASPQCERRQHRRSKSHEEEPPCRGWHHHYRHRERDLERQRAMRQVASWIEREQLTGPPPPPAQRHEHHHLHEHVHHHYHHYVD, from the exons GAGCTGTCCCTGTCACTTTGTGATGATGAAAGCTGCAAACCAAATGACCAATTTGAGGAAGAGAAATGTCTGCATCATG ACGGCAGCACAGGCAGCACAGAAAAGGTGACTACAGCATCATTGACTGAGGATGACGAGCGACCAGAGAAAGCTGAGGAAGAGAGGAGTGAGAAGGAGGAACGAGGAGAAAGTCTTAACGCGACG GATGTTTCTTGCAATAAATCCCACCATGGTGAAGAGAAACAGGAGTTTTCCTTTACACTCTACGATTTCAATGGTCATGGCAAGGTAACAAAAGAT GACATTGCAAGCCTTGTCCGCTCAATTTATGATGCACTGGGAAAGAAGAGCCTGCCAAAGTCGGGTAGTCGAACCATCAAGGTGCGACTTGCCATTGGGCCAGATGAGGACAGCTGCCCAGTGCAAACTCGACCACTTTCAGAGTCTTCAGCACGCAGCAGTGCTCCAACAGCTTGCACATTGCTCACAGATGAACCACCTCCTAGTCGCAGAGCACCAGAGAGCCTTTCAGTTCCTGTGCACAGAAAGTTTCCACCTCAG GCAGAAAATGTTCCCTCGGCAGGAAACAGGTGCAAACACCCATCTGGTGGAGTGCCACCATCACCATTGGGAAGTCGCTCACGGAGGGTTAAGCCTCGTGTTCATCAGCGACATGAGCTGCTACAATGGCTGAAAGAGAGCACAGAGAAGGCTTGCCATCAGTCATCTGCTGCAGAAGACAACAG GCGATCGCAGCAGGCAGCAGCCCGCAGAGCTGAGGCCACCTCTCGGCCAGAAGCAGCACCATGCCCTTATCAGTTACTAGACCGAGGCCACGAGTGTGGAGGTGCATCTGCAAGCCCTCAGTGTGAGCGGCGTCAACACAGGCGCTCAAAGTCGCATGAAGAAGAGCCACCCTGCCGCGGCTGGCACCACCACTACCGGCACCGAGAGCGAGACTTGGAGCGCCAGCGTGCCATGCGCCAGGTGGCCAGCTGGATTGAACGCGAGCAACTCACCGGCCCACCACCCCCTCCTGCTCAGCGTCATGAGCACCACCATCTGCACGAGCATGTGCATCATCACTACCATCACTACGTTGACTGA